In Thermus thermamylovorans, the genomic window AGAAAAACGCCCTGAAGGCGTTTAGCGCTGGAGTGGCCGCCCTGCTTTCCCCCTTTCAAGATCCCCCTGCTTGGGCCTTCGCCCGCGCAGCAAAAGCCATGCTATCAACCCTCTTCCCTTTTGTCAACACCCCCCAGGTGGCGGATTTCCTCGATGAAGCGCTCCACCGAGTCAAACTCCCGGTAGACGGAGGCAAAGCGGATGTAGGCCACCTGGTCCAGGTCCCGCAGAAAGGCCATGGCCTTGAGGCCGATCTCCTCCGAGGAGATCTCGGGCCCCGCCACCTGGTCCTCAAAGGTATAGGCGAAGTGCCTAAGGGTCTCCTGGCTCACGGGACGCTTTTCGCAGGCCAGCAGGAGGCCCCTTAGGAGCTTGTCCGGGTTGAAGGGCTCCCGCCGACCGTCCCGCTTGATCACCATGAGGGGCTCCAGCTGGGCCCGCTCGTAGGTGGTAAAGCGGCGGCCACAGCCCGGGCACTCCCGGCGGCGGCGGATGGCCGCCCCCTCGTCGGAGGGGCGGGAGTCCACCACCCGGGTGTCGGAATGGCCGCAGTAAGGACACTTCATGGCACTTCCCGCAGAAGCTCGTAGATCTCGGAGGAGAGGGGAGGCTCGGGAAGCTGGACCTCCAGCACCACCCCGCGGATGCCCTCGGAAACCATAGAACCCAGGCCCAAGGCCGCCCGCACCAGGGCCTGGTCGTGTTCCTCCCCCACCGGGTCCCGAGACGGGATCACCCCGTTCACCCGCACCCCGGGGAAGGCCCGGCTCGCCCCCTCGATAAGCCCCTCCACCGCCCGGCGCACGGAGAGGGTGTGGGGCTCCATCCGGGCCGCAGGAGGCAGGACCACAGTGACGAAACCGCCCCCCGCCAGGTGGCGCAGGCCCTGCTGGAGAACGTAGAGGCTGGACTTCACGTCCTGGCTCATGAGGTCGTACCACTCCCCTTCCAGAAGCTCCACGAAGGGGGTTTTGCTCTCGGCAGTGGTCACGTGGACGATGCCGTCCAGGAGGCCAAAGAGCTCCTCCACCTTTTCGAAGGTGGCGGTCACGTCCAAAACCACGCTCATATCCCCCCGGATGGGGATGGCGGTGGCCCCCAGGGCCTCCACCTCCGAGGCCACGGAGGTGGCCAGCTCCACGTCGGGGTCCACGGCGATGACCGTGGCCCCGTTGCGCCCGTAGCCGTGGGCGATGGCACGGCCAAAACCCCGGCCCGCCCCGGTCACCATGACGATCCGCCCCGCAAGGCCCAAAAGGTCCCGTGACATCAGGCCCATTCTACGGGAAAATGAGGACATGGCCCGCAT contains:
- the nrdR gene encoding transcriptional regulator NrdR — encoded protein: MKCPYCGHSDTRVVDSRPSDEGAAIRRRRECPGCGRRFTTYERAQLEPLMVIKRDGRREPFNPDKLLRGLLLACEKRPVSQETLRHFAYTFEDQVAGPEISSEEIGLKAMAFLRDLDQVAYIRFASVYREFDSVERFIEEIRHLGGVDKREEG
- a CDS encoding SDR family NAD(P)-dependent oxidoreductase translates to MSRDLLGLAGRIVMVTGAGRGFGRAIAHGYGRNGATVIAVDPDVELATSVASEVEALGATAIPIRGDMSVVLDVTATFEKVEELFGLLDGIVHVTTAESKTPFVELLEGEWYDLMSQDVKSSLYVLQQGLRHLAGGGFVTVVLPPAARMEPHTLSVRRAVEGLIEGASRAFPGVRVNGVIPSRDPVGEEHDQALVRAALGLGSMVSEGIRGVVLEVQLPEPPLSSEIYELLREVP